One Pirellulales bacterium genomic window carries:
- a CDS encoding N-acetylglucosamine-6-phosphate deacetylase: MKTPAGFFDLQVNGYAGVDFNADDLSAEDFDAACRRLAADGVGSCLATVITDSLDAMTRRIGALARLREGSSMGRQVVAGIHVEGPFISPLTGYVGAHPAAAVRPADPATAERLIEAGQGQVRLVTLAPEHDAGAATTRYLCDHGVTVSAGHCNPTLDELRRAIDAGLSMFTHLGNGCPRLLDRHDNVVQRALACVDDLWLCFIADGVHVPYVALRNYLRIAGRERAIVVTDAISAAGMGPGRYRLGGQEVVVDERLATWSADGSHLMGSAMTMPAAIANLRRELGLSEADARRLTCENPRQAVPSA; the protein is encoded by the coding sequence GTGAAAACGCCCGCCGGCTTCTTCGATCTTCAAGTGAACGGCTACGCGGGAGTCGACTTCAACGCCGACGACCTTTCGGCCGAGGACTTTGACGCGGCTTGCCGGCGGCTGGCGGCCGACGGAGTCGGCTCATGCCTGGCGACGGTGATCACCGATTCGCTGGACGCGATGACGCGCCGGATCGGCGCTCTCGCGCGGCTGCGCGAGGGGTCGTCGATGGGGCGGCAGGTTGTGGCGGGGATTCACGTCGAGGGGCCGTTCATCAGCCCGCTGACCGGCTACGTCGGCGCCCATCCGGCCGCCGCGGTGCGTCCCGCCGACCCGGCAACCGCCGAGCGACTGATTGAAGCGGGACAAGGACAAGTGCGGCTGGTCACCCTGGCGCCCGAACACGACGCCGGCGCCGCCACGACGCGATATTTGTGCGACCACGGCGTGACCGTCTCCGCCGGGCACTGCAATCCGACTCTCGACGAACTGCGCCGCGCGATCGACGCGGGTCTGTCGATGTTCACCCATCTGGGCAACGGCTGTCCGCGGCTGCTCGATCGGCACGACAACGTCGTCCAGCGCGCCCTGGCCTGCGTCGACGACCTGTGGTTGTGCTTTATCGCCGACGGCGTTCACGTCCCGTACGTCGCGCTGCGAAACTACCTGCGCATCGCGGGGCGTGAGCGGGCGATCGTCGTCACCGACGCGATTTCCGCCGCCGGGATGGGGCCGGGACGATATCGCCTAGGGGGGCAGGAGGTCGTCGTTGACGAGCGGCTGGCCACTTGGTCGGCCGACGGGAGCCACCTCATGGGCTCGGCGATGACGATGCCCGCCGCGATCGCCAACCTGCGTCGCGAGCTTGGGCTGTCTGAAGCGGACGCCCGCCGCTTGACCTGCGAGAACCCGCGGCAGGCCGTGCCGTCGGCGTGA
- a CDS encoding glucosamine-6-phosphate deaminase yields the protein MNLKVYEDKFSMGAAAAADGAAAIRAALDQRGAATIVVATGASQFEMLSQLAATPDVDWSRVTGFHLDEYAGLADTHPGSFRRYLRERFVQRLGRPLRDFHYLNGEHDCRAECERVGAILSQTTVDVAFVGIGENGHLAFNDPPADFATTRPYHVVQLDDRCRLQQFNEGWFDTIEEVPTEAISMSVREILRSRLIVCTVPDARKAEAVRDAVEGPVDPRVPASILQTHAATTLYLDRYAASLLSDRGLRELPPDAARAISAQQSA from the coding sequence ATGAATCTGAAGGTGTACGAAGACAAATTTTCGATGGGCGCAGCCGCAGCGGCGGACGGCGCCGCGGCGATCCGCGCCGCACTCGACCAGCGCGGCGCGGCAACCATCGTCGTCGCGACCGGGGCTTCGCAGTTCGAGATGCTGTCGCAATTGGCCGCGACGCCGGACGTCGACTGGAGCCGCGTCACGGGGTTCCATCTCGACGAATACGCCGGGCTCGCCGACACGCATCCCGGTTCGTTCCGCCGCTACTTGCGGGAACGGTTCGTCCAGCGTCTGGGCCGCCCGTTGCGAGACTTCCACTACTTGAACGGGGAGCACGACTGCCGGGCAGAGTGCGAGCGCGTCGGGGCGATTCTCAGCCAAACTACGGTCGACGTAGCGTTCGTCGGAATCGGCGAGAACGGCCACTTGGCGTTCAACGACCCGCCGGCCGACTTCGCGACGACCCGGCCGTACCACGTCGTGCAACTTGACGATCGCTGTCGGTTACAGCAATTCAACGAGGGCTGGTTCGACACGATCGAAGAGGTGCCGACCGAGGCGATCTCGATGTCGGTGCGCGAAATTCTGCGAAGCCGGCTGATCGTCTGCACGGTTCCCGACGCTCGGAAGGCCGAGGCGGTGCGCGACGCGGTCGAGGGGCCGGTCGACCCGCGCGTCCCGGCGTCGATCCTGCAGACCCATGCGGCGACGACGTTGTACCTCGATCGCTACGCCGCGTCGCTCTTGAGCGATCGCGGGCTCCGCGAGCTGCCGCCCGACGCCGCCCGCGCGATCTCGGCTCAACAGAGCGCGTGA
- a CDS encoding DUF1624 domain-containing protein, with protein MMHQADSTPAATRLASLDAFRGMTILGMILVNNPGNWSVRYAPLAHAEWHGWTLTDLVFPFFLFIMGTALAYSTSRYRDGAPVDRHVYRRIVQRSLVLILLGLGLNLAKDGLTWMLRYADVVDFDFDRLRLTGVLQRIGLTYLALSVIVLNLGVRGQAVVAGATLAAVAAAYQWLPDPNDRTANLSPEGNFGRVVDVTLIGQNHMRDQGLREPSDPTGLFGTIPSIASALAGYWAGLVLRRRLKPLQTVAWLAGAGAAAALAGLALDGMLPINKKLWTSSYVLLCAGLASVALAGFYWLIDVRGWRRSGAALQVVGVNAIVAYVGSELTSVVLNTVRVDDTSLKSWIYRHGFVDNFADERNASLAFALGIVAVWWLVAWVMARRGWTIRA; from the coding sequence GTGATGCATCAAGCCGATTCGACTCCCGCTGCGACGCGGCTCGCTTCGCTCGACGCTTTTCGCGGGATGACGATCCTGGGGATGATCCTGGTCAACAACCCCGGCAATTGGAGCGTCCGCTATGCACCGCTGGCTCACGCCGAGTGGCACGGGTGGACGCTGACCGATCTGGTGTTTCCATTCTTCCTGTTCATCATGGGAACGGCGCTGGCGTACTCGACGTCCCGCTACCGAGACGGGGCGCCGGTCGACCGCCATGTTTACCGCCGGATCGTGCAGCGCTCGCTGGTGCTGATTCTGCTGGGGCTGGGACTGAATCTGGCCAAGGACGGATTGACGTGGATGCTGAGATACGCCGACGTCGTCGACTTCGACTTCGACCGGTTGCGGCTGACCGGCGTCTTGCAGCGCATCGGACTGACGTATCTGGCATTGTCGGTGATCGTGCTGAACCTGGGCGTTCGCGGGCAAGCCGTCGTGGCCGGCGCGACGCTCGCGGCGGTCGCTGCCGCGTACCAGTGGCTTCCCGATCCCAACGACCGCACGGCCAATCTCTCGCCGGAAGGCAACTTCGGCCGCGTGGTCGACGTAACGCTCATCGGTCAAAATCACATGCGCGACCAGGGACTTCGAGAGCCGAGCGATCCCACGGGCCTGTTCGGCACGATTCCGTCGATCGCGTCGGCGCTTGCCGGGTACTGGGCGGGGCTCGTCCTGCGGCGCCGCCTGAAGCCGCTGCAGACCGTCGCCTGGCTCGCGGGAGCAGGCGCCGCAGCGGCCCTTGCCGGACTCGCGCTCGACGGCATGCTGCCGATCAACAAGAAGCTCTGGACCAGCAGCTACGTCCTCTTGTGCGCCGGTCTCGCGAGCGTCGCCCTCGCCGGGTTCTACTGGCTCATCGACGTACGCGGCTGGCGCCGAAGCGGCGCAGCCTTGCAGGTCGTCGGCGTCAACGCGATCGTCGCCTACGTGGGGTCCGAGTTGACCTCGGTCGTGCTGAACACCGTGCGCGTCGACGATACGAGTCTGAAATCGTGGATCTACCGCCACGGATTTGTCGACAATTTTGCCGACGAACGCAACGCATCGCTGGCGTTCGCCCTGGGAATCGTCGCCGTTTGGTGGCTCGTCGCCTGGGTCATGGCGCGACGAGGATGGACGATCCGGGCGTGA
- a CDS encoding NAD-dependent epimerase/dehydratase family protein has product MRSLSTIDELEERLSAPTAETVRALADLDGDVLVLGAGGKMGPALARMTCRASEAAGSSRRVFAASRFSDPQAQQSLEAAGVETLAGDLLDRRFVDGLPDCPNLVFLAGRKFGTDDNSGETWATNVFLPGLVCQRFAGSRIAALSTGNVYGLVDAAGPGSREEDPPYPVGEYAQSALGRERIFDYFSRRHGTTIAVIRLNYAAELRYGVLVDLGKRILAGEPVELDMGRFNVVWQGDACNQILCSLLYASSPLAIFNVTGRESLSIRAVAERLAAALDRPVEFVGVEGSRALLSDSSRAERLLGRLHTTVDDMIDWTAQWLRAGGATWSKPTHFEVVNGRF; this is encoded by the coding sequence ATGCGTAGTCTGTCGACCATCGACGAACTGGAAGAGCGGCTCAGCGCCCCGACGGCGGAGACGGTCCGCGCACTTGCGGACCTCGACGGCGACGTACTGGTGTTGGGAGCCGGGGGAAAGATGGGGCCGGCGCTCGCTCGCATGACCTGCCGTGCGTCGGAAGCCGCCGGAAGTTCCCGGCGCGTCTTTGCGGCGAGTCGATTCAGCGACCCGCAAGCGCAGCAATCGCTCGAAGCGGCCGGGGTCGAGACGCTCGCCGGCGATCTGCTTGATCGCCGGTTCGTCGACGGCCTGCCCGACTGCCCGAATCTCGTCTTCCTCGCCGGGCGCAAGTTCGGCACCGACGACAATAGCGGGGAGACCTGGGCGACCAACGTCTTTCTGCCGGGCCTTGTATGCCAGCGATTCGCCGGCAGTCGCATCGCGGCGCTCTCGACCGGAAACGTCTACGGTTTGGTCGACGCTGCGGGGCCCGGTTCGCGAGAGGAGGATCCGCCGTACCCGGTCGGGGAATACGCCCAGAGCGCCTTGGGCCGCGAGCGGATCTTCGACTACTTCAGTCGCCGGCACGGAACGACTATCGCCGTCATTCGCCTGAACTACGCGGCCGAGTTGCGGTACGGGGTCCTCGTGGACCTCGGCAAGCGGATCCTCGCCGGCGAACCGGTGGAACTTGACATGGGGCGGTTTAACGTCGTCTGGCAAGGGGATGCGTGCAACCAGATCCTTTGCAGTTTGCTTTACGCCAGCTCGCCGCTGGCGATCTTCAACGTGACGGGGCGCGAGTCGCTGTCAATCCGCGCGGTCGCTGAACGGCTCGCCGCGGCGCTGGACCGCCCCGTCGAGTTCGTCGGCGTCGAGGGGTCGCGCGCTTTGCTGAGCGACTCCAGCCGGGCCGAGCGACTGCTCGGTCGGCTGCACACGACGGTCGACGACATGATCGATTGGACGGCCCAGTGGCTGCGCGCCGGTGGTGCGACCTGGTCGAAACCCACGCACTTCGAGGTCGTCAATGGTCGCTTCTGA
- a CDS encoding CotH kinase family protein: MEPRTLLAATDLRITEFLASNDDGVTDVDGDSSDWLEIYNSGPTAVDLAGLYLTDNANNKTKWAFPAGAGSIPAGGYRVVFASDKNGIRGGGELHTNFKLSADGEYLGLIAADGSTVIDAYAPRFPKQFEDVSYGRAMEQAPGGTTVIANGAQARAWVPTSSVYDATWRNLGFNDSVFPLVGATGFGYENNPGDAVNFTAEIGTTVPNTTRSLYMRIPFTLATLAGVDRLTLRMRYDDGFVAYVNGVRVAEANAPATLQWNSAALNGSRPDSQAEQFVDFDVTFAIPHLVAGQNVLAIHGLNAPGSDMLISPELVVRSAVLPATERLGYFDATTPGYGNPAANFVGFAESPTFGVPHGFYGSTQTVALATTTPGAIIVYTTDGSSPAVNANQIPTNGTLYVGPIAVSSTTTLRATAFKPDFKPSFVAASSYLFLDDIVNQSPTGTPPAGWPASGAVNGQEMNYGIDPDIIALYGAQAVKDSLASLPAISITTDLANLFDPQTGIYVNAWNDGRDWERPASVELIYPDGAEGFSTNAGLRIRGGWSRNDWYPKHAFRLYFRGEYGDGKLDYPLFGDEGPDKFDVVDLRTDQNYSWAAYGSVETTFLREVFSRDLQRDMGQPYTRSRYYHLYVGGQYFGLYMTQERVQEDYAATYFGGEPEDYDVLKAGRNDGGGTQLAEGNDAAWQQLFTLAQAIADSPAANAGNYLTLQGLNSAGVRDPALPVLLDVENLVDFMMIIIYTGGFDTGISRFFGENEANNWYGVYNRVAADQGFQYFIHDNEHSLGPEEGGTVHGTQFIDRTGPFNAGNQSNYAYFNPVYLHQDLLSVAAYRQRFADRAQELLSGAGLMTPAASIARMEERRVQVEPAVIAESARWGDSKVAVPLNKSHWQTEVDWLYNTYFPGRTNTVISQLRADGLYATAPQFSVPAGETPIGTMLAMSAPGNLAGVLYYTLDGVSDPMSPSGGVNNNGQTRIYGIPIAISQDTTVKARYRLSNGVWSPLAEISYVTYQPGDYNGDTIVDGGDFLAWQRQFGGSASPAGSGADGDRSGGVDASDLALWRSKYGSAAPAVAVAAAIADPFELPASVILAAPQDLGSDGDDDAQAAVDLVLAETDAWTRRWAADSWSPAPRSEFVRPLRRPTPTAGADAAEQDDFMTSWPTLSSAV; the protein is encoded by the coding sequence TTGGAACCGCGCACTTTGTTGGCGGCGACCGATCTTCGGATAACCGAGTTCCTGGCATCGAACGACGACGGCGTCACGGACGTTGACGGCGATTCGTCGGACTGGCTCGAAATCTACAACAGCGGACCGACCGCGGTCGATCTGGCCGGCCTGTATCTGACGGACAACGCCAACAACAAGACAAAGTGGGCGTTTCCGGCGGGCGCAGGGTCGATCCCCGCCGGCGGGTATCGCGTCGTCTTCGCCTCGGACAAGAACGGCATCCGCGGCGGCGGCGAACTGCACACGAACTTCAAACTCTCCGCCGACGGCGAGTACCTCGGGCTGATCGCCGCTGACGGTTCGACCGTGATCGACGCCTATGCACCAAGATTTCCGAAGCAGTTCGAGGACGTCTCCTACGGGCGGGCCATGGAGCAGGCGCCTGGCGGCACGACCGTCATCGCCAACGGCGCCCAGGCGCGGGCGTGGGTTCCCACGAGCAGCGTTTACGATGCGACGTGGCGAAACCTCGGCTTCAACGACAGCGTGTTTCCGCTCGTCGGCGCCACGGGCTTCGGGTACGAGAACAACCCGGGCGACGCGGTCAACTTCACGGCCGAGATCGGTACGACCGTGCCCAACACGACCCGGTCGCTCTACATGCGGATCCCGTTCACGCTCGCCACGCTGGCGGGGGTCGATCGGCTGACGCTGCGCATGCGATACGACGACGGTTTCGTGGCGTACGTCAACGGCGTCCGCGTCGCCGAGGCGAACGCGCCGGCGACGCTGCAGTGGAACTCCGCCGCACTCAACGGCAGCAGGCCCGACAGCCAAGCGGAACAGTTCGTCGACTTTGACGTCACCTTCGCGATTCCGCATCTTGTCGCGGGGCAGAACGTGCTGGCGATCCACGGGCTGAACGCTCCGGGGTCCGACATGCTCATCTCGCCCGAACTGGTCGTGCGGAGCGCGGTCCTGCCGGCGACGGAGCGGCTGGGTTACTTCGACGCGACGACGCCCGGTTACGGCAACCCAGCCGCGAACTTCGTCGGTTTCGCCGAGTCGCCCACGTTCGGCGTTCCCCACGGGTTCTACGGGTCGACGCAAACGGTGGCGCTCGCAACGACCACCCCCGGCGCAATTATCGTCTACACGACCGACGGCTCGTCGCCCGCCGTGAATGCGAATCAGATTCCGACGAACGGTACGCTGTACGTCGGTCCGATCGCCGTTTCATCGACGACGACGTTGCGAGCGACGGCGTTCAAGCCGGACTTCAAGCCCTCGTTCGTCGCCGCCAGTTCGTACTTGTTCCTCGACGACATCGTCAATCAATCGCCCACGGGGACGCCCCCGGCCGGTTGGCCGGCGAGCGGCGCCGTCAACGGCCAGGAGATGAACTACGGGATTGACCCCGATATCATCGCCCTTTACGGCGCACAAGCGGTCAAGGACTCGCTCGCGTCGCTGCCGGCGATCTCGATCACGACCGATCTGGCGAATCTCTTCGATCCTCAGACGGGCATCTATGTGAACGCCTGGAACGACGGCCGCGACTGGGAACGCCCCGCGTCGGTCGAATTGATTTACCCCGACGGCGCGGAGGGTTTCAGCACGAACGCCGGCTTGCGGATCCGCGGCGGGTGGAGTCGCAACGATTGGTACCCGAAGCACGCCTTCCGACTGTACTTCCGCGGCGAGTACGGCGACGGGAAACTCGACTATCCGCTGTTCGGAGACGAAGGGCCCGACAAGTTCGACGTCGTCGACCTGCGCACGGATCAGAACTACTCGTGGGCGGCGTACGGCAGCGTCGAGACGACGTTTCTCCGCGAGGTGTTCTCTCGCGACCTGCAGCGCGACATGGGCCAGCCGTACACCCGGAGCCGGTACTACCACCTGTACGTCGGCGGCCAATACTTCGGCCTCTACATGACCCAGGAGCGCGTCCAGGAGGATTACGCCGCGACCTACTTCGGCGGCGAACCCGAGGATTACGACGTCCTCAAGGCGGGACGCAACGACGGCGGCGGAACGCAGCTTGCCGAGGGGAACGACGCCGCGTGGCAGCAGCTCTTCACGCTCGCTCAGGCGATCGCCGACAGCCCCGCGGCGAACGCCGGCAACTATCTGACGCTGCAAGGCCTGAACTCGGCGGGGGTCCGCGACCCCGCCTTGCCCGTGCTGCTCGACGTCGAGAATCTTGTCGATTTCATGATGATCATCATCTACACCGGCGGCTTCGACACGGGCATCTCGCGATTCTTCGGCGAGAACGAGGCGAACAACTGGTACGGCGTCTACAACCGCGTTGCCGCCGATCAGGGCTTTCAGTACTTCATTCACGACAACGAACACTCGCTCGGCCCGGAGGAAGGGGGCACGGTCCACGGCACGCAGTTCATCGACCGCACCGGGCCGTTCAACGCGGGAAACCAATCCAACTACGCCTACTTCAATCCGGTGTACTTGCATCAGGACCTGCTGTCGGTCGCCGCGTACCGGCAGCGATTCGCCGATCGCGCCCAAGAACTGCTCTCCGGCGCCGGGCTGATGACCCCCGCGGCGAGCATCGCGCGCATGGAAGAGCGGCGCGTGCAGGTCGAGCCGGCCGTGATCGCCGAAAGCGCCCGCTGGGGCGATTCGAAGGTCGCCGTCCCCCTCAACAAGTCGCATTGGCAGACCGAGGTCGACTGGCTGTACAACACGTACTTTCCCGGCCGAACCAATACCGTGATCTCGCAACTGCGGGCCGACGGACTCTACGCGACGGCGCCGCAGTTCAGCGTGCCGGCGGGCGAGACGCCGATCGGCACGATGCTGGCCATGTCGGCGCCCGGCAATCTCGCCGGCGTCCTCTACTACACGCTGGACGGAGTGAGCGATCCGATGTCTCCCTCCGGCGGCGTCAACAACAACGGGCAAACCCGGATCTACGGCATCCCGATCGCGATTTCCCAGGATACGACCGTCAAGGCCCGCTACCGACTCTCTAACGGCGTCTGGTCGCCCCTGGCGGAGATCAGTTACGTGACGTACCAGCCTGGCGATTACAACGGCGACACGATCGTTGACGGCGGCGACTTCCTCGCTTGGCAGCGCCAGTTCGGCGGTTCGGCAAGCCCGGCCGGCAGCGGCGCCGACGGCGATCGCAGCGGCGGCGTCGACGCGAGCGATCTAGCGTTGTGGCGAAGCAAGTACGGTTCAGCCGCCCCGGCCGTTGCGGTCGCCGCGGCAATTGCGGATCCGTTCGAGCTGCCGGCCTCGGTCATCCTCGCGGCGCCGCAGGACCTGGGCTCGGACGGCGACGACGACGCGCAGGCGGCCGTCGATCTCGTCCTGGCGGAGACGGACGCCTGGACGCGCCGTTGGGCCGCCGATTCGTGGAGTCCCGCGCCAAGGTCCGAGTTCGTCCGGCCGCTGCGTCGACCGACGCCGACCGCGGGGGCCGACGCCGCCGAACAAGACGACTTCATGACCAGTTGGCCGACGCTGAGCTCCGCCGTCTGA
- a CDS encoding dihydrodipicolinate synthase family protein has translation MPTTRFDAVRNRLRAGVVIPAHPLALTADRRLDERRQRALSRYYLASGAGGLAVGVHTTQFAVHEPKVGLLRPVWELAAEELNRAERAGAAPAVRVAGICGPTKQAVAEAGLAVSLGYEFGLLSLAAFAGRPLAEAINHCRAVSEIITLFGFYLQPRVGGIDLPAEFWREFCSIDNVAAIKVAAFDRYKTLDVVRAVAESGRREIALYTGNDDNIVADLLTPFRFQRGAETVELGFVGGLLGQWAVWTSKAVTLLEACRGARAGSGYAVAELLTLGAALTDANAAVFDAANDFRGCLAGIHEVLRRQGLLAGTWCLEEREQLSAGQSEAIARVQRLYPELQDDEFVAERLGEWLGGA, from the coding sequence GTGCCGACGACTCGATTCGACGCGGTGCGCAATCGGCTGCGCGCCGGGGTCGTGATCCCCGCCCATCCGCTGGCATTGACCGCGGACCGGCGGCTCGACGAGCGTCGTCAGCGGGCGCTGTCGCGTTACTATCTGGCCAGCGGTGCGGGCGGACTGGCCGTCGGCGTTCACACGACGCAGTTCGCCGTTCACGAGCCGAAGGTCGGGCTGCTGCGGCCCGTTTGGGAACTGGCCGCCGAGGAGTTGAATCGCGCCGAGCGCGCCGGAGCCGCGCCTGCGGTTCGAGTCGCGGGCATCTGCGGCCCGACCAAGCAAGCCGTCGCCGAGGCCGGGCTGGCGGTCTCGCTGGGATATGAGTTCGGATTGCTGAGTTTGGCGGCGTTCGCAGGTCGGCCCCTCGCCGAGGCGATCAACCACTGCCGGGCGGTGAGCGAGATCATTACGTTGTTCGGCTTCTATCTCCAACCGAGGGTCGGCGGAATCGATCTGCCGGCGGAATTTTGGCGCGAGTTCTGCTCCATCGACAATGTCGCGGCGATCAAGGTCGCGGCGTTTGATCGGTACAAGACGCTCGACGTCGTGCGAGCCGTCGCCGAGAGCGGTCGTCGCGAGATTGCGCTTTACACGGGCAACGACGATAACATCGTGGCCGACCTGCTGACCCCCTTTCGCTTTCAGCGCGGGGCCGAAACGGTCGAACTGGGGTTCGTCGGCGGCCTGTTGGGGCAGTGGGCCGTGTGGACCTCGAAAGCAGTGACATTGCTGGAGGCCTGCCGAGGCGCACGAGCAGGGTCCGGGTACGCCGTCGCGGAGCTGCTGACCTTGGGGGCGGCGCTGACCGACGCGAACGCCGCCGTCTTCGACGCGGCCAACGACTTCCGAGGCTGTCTCGCCGGCATCCACGAGGTGCTGCGGCGGCAAGGATTGCTCGCCGGGACGTGGTGTCTGGAAGAACGAGAACAGCTCAGCGCCGGGCAAAGTGAAGCGATTGCGCGCGTGCAACGGTTGTATCCGGAGCTTCAGGACGATGAGTTTGTGGCGGAGCGACTCGGCGAGTGGCTCGGCGGAGCGTGA
- a CDS encoding serine/threonine protein kinase: protein MSAGQLVGPYLVGRSLGEGTFGAVYDATHEETGRRVAVKLLHGSKQMEPEVQNRFVREIAILQRLDHDNVVRHFDCGLHNDSIFCAMELVECGTLKDVLARRGALPWRDAAEVALQTARGLAHAHELGCVHRDLKPANLYLSAAGHVKIGDLGLARDLTDSRLTVQGQTVGSWRYMPPEQIRGEDAIDGRLDLYALGCILFEMVAGRVPFDGPTAVSIFDQHLEATAPRLDALMPGTPTGLADLVERLLAKAPADRPADATEVVARLESLLADPQSTAGALSAATPTAAATPDPPAEPLNLTQRLQAGGTEARSVNPRALIVAAGIAAAAAAGWAIWSFAG, encoded by the coding sequence ATGTCTGCTGGCCAACTCGTCGGTCCGTATCTCGTCGGTCGGTCGTTGGGCGAGGGAACTTTCGGCGCGGTCTACGACGCCACGCACGAGGAAACTGGCCGCCGCGTCGCGGTCAAGCTGCTGCACGGCTCCAAGCAGATGGAGCCCGAGGTGCAGAACCGCTTCGTCCGCGAGATCGCCATTCTCCAGCGCCTCGACCACGACAACGTCGTGCGACACTTCGACTGCGGGTTGCACAACGACTCGATCTTCTGTGCGATGGAGCTCGTCGAGTGCGGCACGCTCAAAGACGTGCTCGCGCGCCGCGGCGCCTTGCCCTGGCGAGACGCAGCCGAGGTCGCCCTGCAGACGGCCCGCGGGCTGGCTCACGCGCACGAACTTGGCTGCGTGCATCGCGATCTGAAACCCGCCAACTTGTATCTGTCCGCAGCCGGCCACGTGAAGATCGGCGACTTGGGTCTCGCACGCGACCTCACCGACTCCCGCCTCACCGTGCAAGGGCAAACCGTCGGCTCGTGGCGGTACATGCCTCCCGAACAAATTCGCGGCGAAGATGCGATCGACGGCCGCCTCGACCTGTACGCGCTGGGTTGCATCCTGTTCGAAATGGTCGCCGGCCGCGTGCCGTTCGACGGGCCGACCGCGGTGAGCATCTTCGATCAGCACTTGGAGGCGACGGCGCCGCGGCTCGACGCCCTTATGCCGGGAACGCCGACGGGGCTGGCCGACTTGGTCGAACGTCTGCTCGCCAAGGCGCCGGCGGATCGCCCCGCCGACGCGACCGAGGTCGTCGCTCGGCTGGAGTCGCTGCTGGCCGATCCGCAGTCGACTGCCGGCGCGCTGTCGGCAGCAACGCCGACCGCCGCCGCGACCCCCGACCCGCCGGCCGAGCCCCTCAACTTGACCCAACGATTGCAGGCGGGGGGGACCGAGGCCCGGTCCGTCAACCCGCGCGCCCTGATCGTAGCTGCGGGAATCGCGGCGGCGGCAGCCGCCGGCTGGGCGATTTGGAGCTTTGCCGGCTGA
- a CDS encoding Gfo/Idh/MocA family oxidoreductase, with amino-acid sequence MSPIDRRQFVAGALAAGVMAGTRSRARAVGAGETATLALMGANNRGAQLADAFAKRPDVRIAYVCDVDDDAIAKGIKAVTDRGGAAPQGIKDFRRALDDPAIDGLICAAPNHWHATATVLACAAGKHVYVEKPCSQTPEEGELMIAAGRKASKAIQVGMQRRSGELYAAVKQLVADGAIGEALYAKSWYYRARPSIGRGREIAVPVGLDYDLWQGPAPERPYRDNVIHYNWHFFWHWGNGELGNNGVHTLDICRWVLGVDYPQRVTVAASKLRYDDDQQTPDTTLATFDCGDKMIAWESTSWSDPYQTGQGVGMEFRGSEGTIVVTDAGYTVYDLERKPVKTGAGSRGDDEHIANFLDGMRTGAKLNADVVDGHKSALFCHLGNIAVRVGRSIEVDPATGRITGDEEAVRYWAREEYRAGWNPREPG; translated from the coding sequence ATGTCGCCGATCGATCGTCGTCAGTTCGTCGCCGGGGCTTTGGCAGCCGGCGTGATGGCCGGGACCCGATCGCGAGCCCGAGCCGTCGGGGCCGGGGAAACGGCAACGCTCGCCCTGATGGGCGCCAACAACCGCGGCGCCCAACTGGCCGACGCTTTCGCGAAACGGCCCGACGTGCGAATCGCTTACGTCTGCGACGTCGACGACGACGCGATCGCCAAGGGAATCAAGGCGGTCACGGATCGAGGCGGCGCGGCGCCGCAGGGGATCAAGGATTTTCGTCGGGCGCTCGACGATCCGGCGATCGACGGACTGATTTGCGCGGCGCCCAATCATTGGCATGCGACCGCGACTGTCTTGGCCTGTGCGGCCGGCAAGCACGTGTACGTCGAGAAGCCGTGCAGTCAGACCCCCGAAGAAGGGGAGTTGATGATCGCCGCCGGGCGAAAGGCGAGCAAGGCAATCCAAGTCGGCATGCAGCGCCGCAGCGGCGAGTTGTACGCAGCGGTCAAGCAGTTGGTGGCCGATGGTGCGATCGGCGAGGCGTTGTACGCCAAATCGTGGTACTACCGGGCACGCCCCTCGATCGGTCGCGGGCGGGAGATCGCGGTCCCCGTGGGCCTCGACTACGATCTGTGGCAAGGGCCCGCCCCCGAGAGACCCTATCGCGACAACGTCATCCACTACAACTGGCACTTTTTCTGGCATTGGGGCAACGGCGAACTGGGGAACAACGGGGTCCACACGCTCGACATCTGCCGGTGGGTGCTGGGGGTCGATTACCCGCAGCGCGTCACCGTCGCCGCCTCGAAGCTGAGGTACGACGACGATCAGCAGACCCCCGACACGACCCTCGCGACATTTGATTGCGGCGACAAGATGATCGCCTGGGAATCGACCAGTTGGTCCGATCCCTACCAGACCGGCCAGGGGGTCGGCATGGAGTTTCGCGGCAGCGAGGGGACGATCGTCGTCACCGACGCGGGCTACACGGTGTACGACCTCGAGCGCAAACCCGTGAAGACCGGCGCCGGCAGCCGCGGCGACGACGAGCATATCGCCAACTTTCTGGACGGCATGCGAACCGGCGCCAAGCTTAACGCCGACGTCGTCGACGGGCACAAGAGCGCGCTGTTCTGTCACCTGGGCAACATCGCCGTCCGCGTCGGACGATCGATCGAAGTCGACCCCGCGACCGGGCGGATCACAGGCGACGAGGAAGCGGTCCGCTACTGGGCTCGCGAGGAGTATCGCGCTGGCTGGAATCCTCGCGAGCCGGGATAA